A part of Penaeus chinensis breed Huanghai No. 1 chromosome 6, ASM1920278v2, whole genome shotgun sequence genomic DNA contains:
- the LOC125026678 gene encoding pro-resilin-like produces MKSLILFTIVGLVAADSLNGFNGNGNGYGAPPPPSNGYGAPTNGFNGNGNGNGNGNGYSAPTNGFNGNGNGNGNGNEYSAPTNGFNGNGNGNGYSAPINGFNGNGNGNGNGYSAPTNGFNGNGFGAPAPRNGFAPPSNTYGPPNGAYGVDPEIAALAENIPGGGVPGEDYPILASVPDTSFSCDAQAVQGYYADTAAEAGCQVFHICQDRALRRQQDSFLCPNGTIFNQQYLVCDWWFNVDCSQAESFYSVNELIGVVPDAGYGYAAATNGILNGNGNGYGSNGNGKNGSNGYGSNGNGSNGKNGSNGYSSNGNGRNGNGKNGSNGYGSNGNGRNGNGASNGNGYGAPAAPSNSYGAPF; encoded by the exons ATGAAGTCACTGATACTATTCA CAATCGTCGGGCTCGTGGCGGCGGACAGCCTTAACGGCTTCAACGGAAATGGTAACGGTTACGGAGCGCCTCCGCCTCCCAGCAACGGATATGGTGCACCCACCAACGGATTCAACGGAAACGGAAATGgcaacggtaatggcaacgggtATTCGGCACCCACCAACGGATTCAACGGAAACGGAAATGGCAACGGTAATGGCAACGAGTATTCGGCACCCACAAACGGATTCAACGgaaacggtaatggcaacgggtATTCAGCCCCCATTAACGGATtcaacggaaacggaaacggaAATGGCAACGGGTATTCGGCCCCCACCAACGGATTCAACGGAAACGGTTTCGGAGCCCCTGCCCCTCGCAACGGCTTTGCTCCCCCCAGCAACACCTATGGCCCGCCCAACGGCGCCTACGGAGTAGACCCTGAGATTGCCGCTTTGGCCGAGAACATTCCCGGGGGCGGCGTCCCcggcgaggactaccccatcttggcttccgtgcccgacacaagcttctcgtgcgatgcccaggcggtgcaaggttattacgccgacactgcagctgaagccggctgccaggtgttccatatctgccaggaccgcgccctcaggcgccaacaggactcgttcctgtgccccaacggtaccatcttcaaccagcagtacctggtatgtgactggtggttcaacgtggactgttcTCAAGCTGAGAGCTTCTACTCCGTCAACGAACTCATCGGAGTCGTTCCCGACGCTGGCTATGGCTACGCTGCGGCCACCAACGGCATCCtcaacggaaacggaaacggCTACGGATCAAACGGCAACGGCAAGAATGGAAGCAACGGCTATGGCTCCAATGGCAACGGAAGCAACGGTAAGAACGGTAGCAACGGCTATAGCTCCAATGGCAACGGAAGAAACGGCAACGGCAAGAACGGAAGCAACGGCTATGGCTCCAACGGTAACGGTAGAAACGGCAACGGAGCCAGCAACGGCAACGGCTATGGCGCGCCCGCCGCCCCCTCCAACTCCTACGGCGCTCCTTTCTAA
- the LOC125026535 gene encoding pro-resilin-like, translating into MKSLILFTIVGLVAADSLNGFNGNGNGYGAPPPPSNGYGAPTNGFNGNGNGNGNGNGYSAPTNGFNGNGNGNGNGYSAPTNGFSGNGNGNGNGYSAPTNGFNGNGNGNGNGYSAPTNGFNGNGNGNGNGNGYSAPTNGFNGNGNGNGYSATTNGFNGNGNGNGNGYSAPTNGFNGNGNGFGAPAPRNGYAPPSNTYGPPNGAYGVDPEIAALAENIPGGGVPGEDYPILASVPDTGFSCDAQAVQGYYADTAAEAGCQVFHICQDRALRRQQDSFLCPNGTIFNQQYLVCDWWFNVDCSQAESFYSVNELIGVVPDAGYGYAAATNGILNGNGNGYGSNGNGKNGSNGYGSNGNESNGKNGSNGYSSNGNGSNGKNGSNGYSSNGNGRNGNGKNGSNGYDSNGNGRNGNGASNGNGYGAPASPSNSYGAPF; encoded by the exons ATGAAGTCACTGATACTGTTCA CAATCGTCGGGCTCGTGGCGGCGGACAGCCTTAACGGCTTCAACGGAAATGGTAACGGTTACGGAGCACCTCCGCCTCCCAGCAACGGATATGGTGCACCCACCAACGGATTCAACGGAAACGGAAATggtaacggtaatggcaacgggtATTCGGCCCCCACCAACGGATTCAACGGAAACGGAAATGGTAATGGCAACGGGTATTCGGCCCCCACCAACGGATTCAGCGGAAACGgaaacggtaatggcaacgggtATTCGGCCCCCACCAACGGATtcaacggaaacggaaacggtaatggcaacgggtATTCGGCACCCACCAACGGATTCAACGGAAACGGAAATggtaacggtaatggcaacgggtATTCGGCCCCCACCAACGGATTCAACGGAAACGGAAATGGCAACGGGTATTCTGCAACCACCAACGGATtcaacggaaacggaaacggtaatggcaacgggtATTCGGCACCCACCAACGGATtcaacggaaacggaaacggTTTCGGAGCCCCTGCCCCTCGCAACGGCTATGCTCCCCCCAGCAACACCTATGGCCCGCCCAACGGCGCCTACGGAGTAGACCCTGAGATTGCCGCTTTGGCCGAGAACATTCCCGGGGGCGGCGTCCCcggcgaggactaccccatcttggcttccgtgcccgacaccggcttctcgtgcgatgcccaggcggtgcaaggttattacgccgacactgcagctgaagccggctgccaggtgttccatatctgccaggaccgcgccctcaggcgccagcaggactcgttcctgtgccccaacggtaccatcttcaaccagcagtacctggtatgtgactggtggttcaacgtggactgttcTCAAGCTGAGAGCTTCTACTCCGTCAACGAACTCATCGGAGTCGTTCCCGACGCTGGCTATGGCTACGCTGCGGCCACCAACGGCATCCTCAACGGCAACGGAAACGGCTACGGATCAAACGGCAACGGCAAGAATGGAAGCAACGGCTATGGCTCCAATGGCAACGAAAGCAACGGCAAGAACGGAAGCAACGGCTATAGCTCCAATGGCAACGGAAGCAACGGCAAGAACGGAAGCAACGGCTATAGTTCCAATGGCAACGGAAGAAACGGCAACGGCAAGAACGGAAGCAACGGCTATGACTCCAACGGTAACGGTAGAAACGGCAACGGAGCCAGCAACGGCAACGGCTATGGCGCGcccgcctccccctccaactcctacGGCGCTCCTTTCTAA
- the LOC125026534 gene encoding trihydrophobin-like has protein sequence MKSLILFTIVGLVAADSLNGFNGNGNGYGAPPPPSNGYGAPTNGFNGHGNGNGNGNGYSAPTNGFNGNGNGNGNGYSAPTNGFNGNGNGNGNGYSAPTNGFNGNGNGFGAPASRNGYAPPSNTYGPPNGAYGVDPEIAALAENIPGGGVPGEDYPILASVPDTGFSCDAQAVQGYYADTAAEAGCQVFHICQDRALRRQQDSFLCPNGTIFNQQYLVCDWWFNVDCSQAESFYSVNELIGVVPDAGYGYAAATNGILNGNGYGSNGNGKNGSNGYSSNGNGSNGKNGSNGYGSNGNGRNGNGKNGSNGYGSNGNGRNGNGASNGNGYGAPAAPSNSYGAPF, from the exons ATGAAGTCACTGATACTGTTCA CAATCGTCGGGCTCGTGGCGGCGGACAGCCTTAACGGCTTCAACGGAAATGGTAACGGTTACGGAGCACCTCCGCCTCCCAGCAACGGATATGGTGCACCCACCAACGGATTCAACGGACACGGAAATggtaacggtaatggcaacgggtATTCGGCCCCCACCAACGGATtcaacggaaacggaaacggtaatggcaacgggtATTCGGCACCCACCAACGGATtcaacggaaacggaaacggtaatggcaacgggtATTCGGCACCCACCAACGGATtcaacggaaacggaaacggTTTCGGAGCCCCTGCCTCTCGCAACGGCTATGCTCCCCCCAGCAACACCTATGGCCCGCCCAACGGCGCCTACGGAGTAGACCCTGAGATTGCCGCTTTGGCCGAGAACATTCCCGGGGGCGGCGTCCCcggcgaggactaccccatcttggcttccgtgcccgacaccggcttctcgtgcgatgcccaggcggtgcaaggttattacgccgacactgcagctgaagccggctgccaggtgttccatatctgccaggaccgcgccctcaggcgccaacaggactcgttcctgtgccccaacggtaccatcttcaaccagcagtacctggtatgtgactggtggttcaacgtggactgttcTCAAGCTGAGAGCTTCTACTCCGTCAACGAACTCATCGGAGTCGTTCCCGACGCTGGCTATGGCTACGCTGCGGCCACCAACGGCATCCTCAACGGAAACGGCTACGGATCAAACGGCAACGGCAAGAACGGAAGCAACGGCTATAGCTCCAATGGCAACGGAAGCAACGGCAAGAACGGAAGCAACGGCTATGGCTCCAATGGCAACGGAAGAAACGGCAACGGCAAGAACGGAAGCAACGGCTATGGCTCCAACGGTAACGGTAGAAACGGCAACGGAGCCAGCAACGGCAACGGCTATGGCGCGCCCGCCGCCCCCTCCAACTCCTACGGCGCTCCTTTCTAA